One window from the genome of Kryptolebias marmoratus isolate JLee-2015 linkage group LG1, ASM164957v2, whole genome shotgun sequence encodes:
- the LOC108245840 gene encoding uncharacterized protein LOC108245840 — protein MLQDDPVVQSAAAYLHDKHPSVSSLHVLQKNHTPEQVKGEAAALSENSSLVLVGHGARDTSGQMRISGFTYRDVARIIGSCSRTAHRIRTTTLVACDVGSDEQFVEDLLQKLHEAGIQTELHLWKTVVQVTESGQIISQEVSPDGPQWRHEDSTKKVVVTVRRNGEVTRRTQSAWKGEAVFTNSTNFLKPPTDLQNYRNCWPEEPRTFIDPEVYEKFDQNKVEQIKEAFKILESLSWGLFHPEQPTPQRVDVNMPGHFILRQRSGSGNNIKFTWINVEQKVKDELSKCFVINSGRDIRNIIRHYAKDGENGDTYLMVNSWIFLIDYLNLYVFPAGKQLVGEEDPQQLREMIESQGEGSESYANLRGNIQGNDRNNYGFYVKNIFQGQPVSRKLPATEPERSKFLRTEFFYTWYFTASCIAESARNFRTFPLVLMALWMDDNHIEGRPDFWFNQHPMARGGSWSNECSRGFSGSAAPSIKDLSAAQREKLVEVLRVEYLEFHKWKEAVLKHCETYGCTNLEFIELKAMAKMSVKYQISEEADIKTFIANCKTFLGNVKK, from the coding sequence ATGTTACAAGACGACCCCGTGGTCCAATCAGCTGCTGCTTATCTTCACGACAAACATCCATCAGTTAGTTCGCTCCATGTTCTCCAGAAGAACCACACGCCTGAACAGGTTAAAGGTGAAGCAGCGGCtctgtcagaaaacagcagccTGGTTCTGGTGGGTCACGGAGCCAGAGATACTTCAGGACAGATGAGAATATCAGGGTTCACCTACAGAGACGTGGCCAGGATCATCGGAAGCTGCTCCAGGACGGCTCATCGGATCAGAACAACTACACTTGTGGCCTGTGACGTGGGATCAGATGAACAGTTTGTAGAAGATCTGCTGCAGAAGCTCCATGAAGCCGGCATCCAGACCGAGTTACACCTGTGGAAAACTGTAGTCCAGGTCACAGAGAGCGGACAGATCATCAGTCAGGAAGTGTCTCCAGATGGACCACAGTGGAGACATGAAGACTCTACCAAGAAGGTGGTGGTGACCGTCAGGAGGAACGGAGAGGTGACAAGAAGAACCCAGTCGGCCTGGAAAGGAGAGGCGGTTTTTACCAACAGCACCAACTTTCTAAAACCTCCTACAGATCTTCAGAACTACAGAAACTGCTGGCCAGAAGAACCGAGAACATTTATTGACCCAGAGGTTTATGagaaatttgaccaaaacaaagtggagcaaataaaagaagcttttaaGATACTTGAAAGTCTGTCTTGGGGACTGTTTCACCCAGAACAACCAACACCACAGAGAGTCGATGTCAACATGCCAGGACACTTTATATTAAGACAAAGATCAGGAAGTGGAAATAATATCAAATTCACATGGATAAATGTGGAGCAAAAAGTAAAAGACGAACTTAGCAAGTGTTTCGTGATCAATTCAGGAAGAGACATCAGGAACATCATCCGTCACTACGCCAAGGATGGAGAAAATGGAGACACATACCTGATGGTCAACAGCTGGATATTTCTGATTGATTATTTAAATCTGTACGTGTTTCCTGCTGGGAAACAGCTTGTAGGTGAGGAGGATCCGCAGCAATTAAGGGAAATGATTGAAAGCCAGGGAGAAGGGAGTGAAAGTTATGCAAATCTTCGAGGAAATATTCAAGGAAATGACAGGAATAATTAtggtttttatgtgaaaaatatttttcagggACAACCTGTGAGCAGAAAACTCCCTGCAACTGAACCTGAGCGCAGCAAATTCCTTCGGACTGAATTCTTTTATACCTGGTATTTCACCGCCTCGTGTATCGCCGAATCTGCCAGAAACTTCCGGACTTTTCCTCTGGTTCTTATGGCTCTGTGGATGGATGACAACCATATTGAAGGGAGACCAGATTTTTGGTTCAATCAACATCCGATGGCCCGAGGAGGCAGCTGGAGTAACGAATGCAGCCGAGGATTCAGTGGTTCTGCAGCTCCATCTATCAAAGATCTGTCTGCCGCTCAGAGAGAGAAGCTCGTTGAAGTTCTTCGCGTTGAATACTTAGAGTTCCACAAATGGAAAGAAGCTGTTTTAAAGCACTGTGAAACCTACGGGTGCACGAACCTTGAGTTTATTGAACTGAAAGCAATGGCAAAAATGTCAGTTAAATACCAAATATCAGAAGAAGCAGACATAAAAACTTTTATAGCAAACTGCAAAACCTTCCTGGGAAACGTTAAGAAATGA